Genomic window (Zymoseptoria tritici IPO323 chromosome 1, whole genome shotgun sequence):
CGGATCTTGTGGTAGAGCATAGGTTGCGCCAGACGGTAGCATTGCCGATTGACAAGACAGCAAGCTGCGAGTGTATGTTTGGATGGCCATTCCTCTTCATTATCTTGCACGTACTGGAGTACGAGTTGTAGTATTTCCTCCGGAAGGTATGGTTGGACCGTTGTCGTCATGAAGCTCGGTGATAATCAAGGTCTGGACCAGTGTAGCAGCGCGCATCGGCAGGCAGTGTTTATGCAGTGAGTCTTGATGATTCGCAACCGGTCGTTCGGGTTGATCTGCTCTATTGATATGCCAGCGAGGGGCAACGTAACAATGGTGGAAAGGAATGTCTCGTGATAGATTGCGTGACTGTGGTCGTATGCAATCGCTCGAAGTAGTGAGGTATACAGAAGAGCTTTGTGATACAATGGCTCGGAACAATCAATAAATAGTAGGTTACACTTCGCCAAATTCGAGGACTACAAAACAGGCAATTGCTTCAACCACCAAAGGACTTCTGTATGGCTGCGACTTGTGCTTTTGGTATCTCTATCTTATGCTTCATAAACACATCATCATGCCATCAAGCCGTGCAGACCTTCTCGGTGCTCCGACTGATAATGTAGACGAATCAGTCTCATGATCAGCCCAAACTTTTTTCGACATTAACAAACGCTCCAACACTTGGTACGTCTACAACTTCTGCATAGCAGCAACGTCGGAAGACTGGACGTAGTCCTCGAGGTCCTGGATCTTCTCCTGGAGCTCATCAAGCGAaaccttctcgtcctcgacaaCCAAGTTGATCTGGAGCTTCTTGATACCGAAACCGACGGCCACCAACTTGGAGCCACCCCagaccagaccctcttgTTCAATAGCACGAACAGCAGCCTCGAGCTCCTTCATGTCGGTCTCGTCGTCTAGGTTATGATGTTAGCAAATATGTACTGTCTCTTGGACAGGTGTCCAGCACATACCCCACGGCTTCACGTCGAGTGTGACAATAGACTTGGCAGCAGGCTTGGTCTtgccctccttcttcttcttgtacTCAGCCAATCGCTCGTCACGAATACGGGCAGCCtcagcatcctcctcctcatcgtcggatCCGAAAAggtcgacatcatcgtcgtcctcctcctcagcctTTGCCGGTGCCTTGGCGGGGTTCACGGTGAGCTCGTGAGACTCTGGGCCGTATGCGGTGTGTGCCTTGCTTGGGTCACCTGGGAGCGAGGCGAACTCGGACTCAAAGGTGGCGGTGTGCTTGTACCATCGTGCGGCGTGGGGGTACTTGTCGGCGTCGGGTGCGGACTTGAGAGCCTGGTAGGTCTTGACATCGGCCTGAGATGGACCGTAGCTGTGCGATAGTCAGCACGTTGTTCTCCCCGATGCATGTGAAATGAAGAGTTGAATGGTAGAGCAAGTCAGAGGTGCGCAAAACGCGTTTGGTGTTCGTCAAATAGCAGGGTCTTAAGCTGCCTCAGCAACACGGACCAATTGTTCCTCATCAtacaagaaggagaagggcaTTGGGGAATGGAAAAGGGATTGCGAACCTACCCAACGATGTAGCTCCTAGTGGAAACCCAGCTGTCAAGCACTGGCAGAATTGTCAGCGAGGGCGCAGCAGGCGCAGTCGGTGCTGGTACGCACGGGAGTAGGCAGTGTCGTTCACAAAGTCGAGGAAACCCATGATGGCGGTGTGTGAGGTGGTATGTAGTGGTGTTGAGGGGTTGGAGGGGTGATGTTGGCAGTGAGGTGTCTGTCAAGCAGGAGAGAGAAATTTGAGTGCTGCCCACCACGCCGACGAATTATCGGAGTCAaaaggcggcggcggaccCTTGTCAACCGCAAAGCTTAATGAGGACCGCAGCCCAATGTTGATGACTTCGCAAAgaaagtcttcttcttctcccgaAATGCATACCAATGTTGTCGAGAGATCTCGACAGCTATCACAGCAGCCATGACAATGAACGATCCGGCATGCTTCG
Coding sequences:
- a CDS encoding translation elongation factor 1 subunit beta, with the translated sequence MGFLDFVNDTAYSLLDSWVSTRSYIVGYGPSQADVKTYQALKSAPDADKYPHAARWYKHTATFESEFASLPGDPSKAHTAYGPESHELTVNPAKAPAKAEEEDDDDVDLFGSDDEEEDAEAARIRDERLAEYKKKKEGKTKPAAKSIVTLDVKPWDDETDMKELEAAVRAIEQEGLVWGGSKLVAVGFGIKKLQINLVVEDEKVSLDELQEKIQDLEDYVQSSDVAAMQKL